In the Bacillus shivajii genome, one interval contains:
- the fmt gene encoding methionyl-tRNA formyltransferase has protein sequence MRVVFMGTPDFAVPVLHTLVENGYDVVLAVTQPDRPKGRKRELTPPPVKVAAQEHGINVFQPEKIKQEEEWKQVAKVEPDLIVTAAFGQILPKELLDIPLLGCINVHASLLPEYRGGAPIHQAVIDGQKETGITIMYMVEKLDAGDILSQRSIPIEDNDTTGTMHDKLSELGADLLLETLPQIEEGTIQAIEQDETEVTYSPNITKEQEKIDWAMTAEQIYNQIRGLHPWPVAYTTLEGKRMKVWWSEKTTETTNKTPGTIVKLDEGIFVACGDGTVLKLTDIQPSGKKRMDVKTFLVGAGKELTEGTLLGE, from the coding sequence ATGAGAGTGGTCTTTATGGGAACGCCAGATTTTGCGGTTCCTGTATTACATACATTAGTGGAAAATGGGTATGATGTCGTTTTGGCGGTTACGCAACCGGATCGACCAAAAGGAAGAAAAAGAGAGTTAACACCGCCACCAGTAAAGGTGGCTGCCCAAGAACATGGTATAAACGTTTTTCAACCTGAAAAAATTAAGCAAGAGGAAGAATGGAAGCAAGTTGCTAAAGTAGAACCAGACTTAATTGTCACAGCTGCATTTGGACAAATCTTACCGAAGGAATTGCTAGATATTCCTCTGCTAGGGTGTATCAATGTTCATGCATCATTACTACCAGAATATCGTGGCGGAGCTCCAATACATCAAGCGGTGATCGATGGACAGAAAGAAACAGGCATAACGATCATGTATATGGTAGAAAAGCTTGATGCAGGAGATATTCTATCACAGCGCTCAATCCCTATTGAGGATAATGATACGACGGGTACAATGCATGATAAATTAAGCGAATTAGGGGCTGATTTATTATTAGAGACATTGCCTCAAATAGAAGAAGGTACAATCCAGGCCATTGAACAAGATGAAACGGAAGTTACATATTCGCCAAATATTACAAAAGAGCAAGAGAAGATTGATTGGGCAATGACTGCTGAACAAATTTATAACCAAATTCGCGGATTACACCCATGGCCAGTTGCGTACACAACCTTAGAAGGAAAACGTATGAAAGTTTGGTGGTCTGAAAAGACAACAGAAACGACAAACAAAACACCAGGTACGATTGTAAAACTAGATGAAGGCATTTTTGTTGCTTGTGGAGATGGGACAGTATTAAAACTGACCGATATTCAACCTTCAGGAAAAAAAAGAATGGATGTTAAGACGTTTTTAGTAGGTGCAGGAAAAGAATTAACTGAAGGAACGTTGTTAGGAGAGTAA
- the priA gene encoding primosomal protein N' yields MIARVIVDVATNQTDRFFDYFIPPVYEETTVPGVRVIIPFGPRKVQGFVMEVVDSSQYDLKKIKSIIEVVDVQPPLTQELLDLSVWLKEQTLSFHIAALKVMLPAAMRAKYKKEIKVHPEVNIASLPIEFQRLFPDETKKLDWDDVHKHFSEEQRKLITKAIKEGKLITESIVGTKETSKKRKIIKRNVDKQRLKEVADTLPKNAEKQKQLLQFFLESEDGKEWTVVDLLEKTHVSRATVQALVKKGYLLEEEKVFNRDPYEGRSFKKSNSLSLTSEQSESLTPIITSMENNTHETFLLRGVTGSGKTEVYLQAIEHALKAGKEAIVLVPEISLTPQMVTRFKERFGSLVAVLHSALSKGEKYDEWRKIRNKEVRVVVGARSAIFAPFENLGIVIIDEEHETSYKQEESPRYHARDVAIKRGSYFNCPVILGSATPSLESYARGKKGVYHLLTMDKRVNDVKMPTVNVVDMRDELKNGNRSMFSNELFEAIIDRKERNEQVVLFLNRRGYSTFIMCRDCGYVAECPHCDISLTYHRTNQSLQCHYCGYTETVPTICPECESDSIRFFGSGTQKVEEEIKKVIPGIRVIRMDVDTTRKKGAHEKLLNQFGQGEGDVLLGTQMIAKGLDFPNITLVGVLAADSMLHLPDFRSSERTFQLLTQVSGRAGRHEKPGEVIVQSYTPDHYSIQDVKEHDYVSFFQKEMYIRKQGGYPPYYYLTLINISDNDLQKVVTVTENIVKFLKGNLSNDTFVYGPVASAIPRIKDRYRYQCMIKYKVEPKLIAVLQEVIRTYQGEMSRTSLSIVIDTNPYMML; encoded by the coding sequence ATGATTGCACGTGTGATTGTAGATGTAGCAACAAACCAAACGGATCGTTTCTTTGATTATTTCATTCCTCCCGTTTATGAAGAAACAACGGTCCCGGGGGTAAGGGTGATTATTCCTTTTGGGCCTCGTAAAGTACAAGGATTTGTTATGGAAGTTGTTGACTCTAGCCAATACGACTTGAAGAAAATAAAGTCAATAATTGAAGTTGTAGATGTTCAGCCACCTTTAACTCAAGAATTATTAGACCTAAGTGTTTGGCTAAAAGAACAAACATTATCTTTTCATATAGCCGCTTTAAAAGTTATGTTACCAGCAGCGATGAGAGCGAAATATAAAAAAGAAATCAAAGTACACCCTGAGGTAAATATCGCTTCTTTACCCATTGAGTTTCAAAGGTTATTTCCAGATGAGACAAAAAAACTTGATTGGGATGATGTTCATAAACATTTTTCAGAAGAACAAAGAAAACTTATTACAAAAGCGATAAAAGAAGGAAAACTAATAACAGAGTCGATTGTTGGTACAAAAGAAACAAGCAAAAAACGTAAAATTATTAAAAGGAACGTAGACAAACAGCGGTTGAAAGAAGTAGCTGATACTCTACCAAAGAATGCCGAGAAGCAAAAACAGTTACTGCAATTTTTTCTTGAGAGTGAAGATGGAAAAGAATGGACAGTTGTTGATTTATTAGAAAAAACGCATGTATCACGTGCAACAGTACAAGCTCTAGTGAAAAAAGGGTACTTACTTGAAGAAGAAAAAGTATTTAATCGTGACCCTTATGAGGGGAGAAGCTTTAAAAAAAGTAACTCACTATCCTTAACTTCTGAACAAAGCGAATCACTTACACCGATCATTACTTCGATGGAAAACAACACCCATGAAACGTTTCTATTACGAGGCGTGACAGGGAGCGGGAAAACAGAAGTTTATTTACAAGCAATTGAACACGCACTTAAAGCAGGGAAAGAAGCGATTGTTCTTGTTCCAGAGATTTCCTTAACCCCACAAATGGTCACTCGCTTTAAAGAAAGGTTTGGTTCGTTAGTTGCGGTTCTACATAGTGCGCTATCAAAAGGTGAAAAATACGATGAATGGCGAAAAATTCGAAACAAAGAGGTCCGAGTAGTCGTTGGGGCAAGATCAGCAATCTTTGCACCTTTTGAAAACTTAGGGATCGTCATTATTGATGAAGAACACGAAACAAGCTATAAACAAGAAGAATCACCGAGATACCACGCAAGGGATGTTGCGATTAAAAGAGGAAGTTATTTTAATTGTCCAGTCATTTTAGGGAGTGCGACACCTTCTCTAGAAAGTTATGCAAGGGGGAAAAAAGGTGTCTATCATTTACTGACGATGGATAAACGTGTAAATGATGTAAAAATGCCTACTGTCAATGTTGTTGACATGAGAGACGAATTAAAAAATGGGAACAGATCAATGTTCTCGAATGAACTGTTTGAAGCGATTATTGACCGGAAAGAACGTAATGAGCAAGTCGTACTTTTTTTAAACCGAAGAGGGTATTCGACGTTTATAATGTGTCGAGACTGTGGTTATGTTGCTGAATGTCCGCATTGTGACATTTCATTAACCTATCATCGAACGAACCAATCGTTACAATGTCATTATTGTGGATATACAGAAACGGTGCCAACAATTTGCCCCGAATGTGAAAGTGATTCAATCCGTTTTTTCGGATCAGGTACCCAGAAGGTAGAAGAAGAGATTAAAAAAGTGATTCCAGGTATTCGTGTCATTCGAATGGATGTTGACACAACTAGAAAAAAAGGGGCACATGAGAAACTATTAAATCAATTCGGACAAGGTGAAGGTGATGTCCTATTAGGGACACAGATGATCGCAAAAGGGTTAGATTTTCCGAACATCACACTAGTCGGTGTGTTAGCGGCAGATTCAATGCTTCATTTACCAGACTTTCGCTCTTCTGAACGAACGTTTCAATTATTAACACAAGTAAGTGGCCGAGCAGGTAGACATGAAAAGCCAGGAGAAGTGATCGTGCAATCATACACTCCTGATCATTACAGTATACAAGATGTGAAAGAACACGATTATGTCTCTTTTTTTCAAAAAGAAATGTACATTCGTAAGCAAGGCGGTTATCCTCCTTATTACTACTTAACACTCATTAATATTAGTGATAACGACTTACAAAAGGTCGTCACTGTAACGGAAAATATCGTGAAGTTTTTAAAGGGGAATTTATCAAACGATACATTCGTGTATGGCCCAGTTGCATCAGCGATCCCTCGAATCAAAGATAGATATCGCTACCAATGCATGATAAAATACAAAGTTGAACCGAAGTTGATTGCTGTTTTGCAAGAAGTCATAAGAACGTATCAAGGAGAGATGAGTAGAACAAGCTTATCCATTGTCATTGATACAAATCCATATATGATGCTTTAA
- the coaBC gene encoding bifunctional phosphopantothenoylcysteine decarboxylase/phosphopantothenate--cysteine ligase CoaBC codes for MDKKRILLCVTGGIAVFKAAALTSKLIQHQYEVKVLMTSSAQEFVTPLTFQALSRDRVYTDTFEEKDPTKIAHIDIADWADLVLIAPATANVIGKLANGIADDMVSTTLLATTAPIMIAPAMNVNMYANPAVQKNMVTLKEYGYTFIEPNEGYLACGYEGKGRMSEPEDLLELVEHHFTKIANVKWYGKKVLVTAGATREKIDPVRFFTNRSTGKMGYAIAKEAAKRGADVTLISGVSAVEEPHGVNVVRVDSAQQMYHAVLKEFPHQDLVIKSAAVADYRPKNTYDQKMKKQEGNWSVEMERTKDILKELGEKRTHQTLVGFAAESENLEEFAKKKLEKKRVDMIAANSISTPGSGFAGDTNEIILFKREGEPVRVPMEKKSEIAKVLLDETMNIMEGFNGK; via the coding sequence ACGAATTTTATTATGTGTAACTGGTGGCATTGCTGTTTTTAAAGCGGCTGCATTAACGAGTAAACTTATCCAACATCAATATGAAGTAAAAGTATTGATGACATCTTCTGCCCAAGAGTTTGTCACTCCGTTAACTTTTCAAGCACTATCGCGTGACCGCGTCTATACAGATACATTTGAAGAAAAAGACCCAACGAAAATTGCTCACATCGACATTGCCGATTGGGCAGATTTAGTTCTTATTGCCCCTGCTACAGCGAATGTTATAGGCAAACTAGCAAACGGAATCGCTGATGACATGGTATCTACGACGTTACTAGCGACAACAGCTCCTATTATGATTGCTCCAGCGATGAATGTGAATATGTATGCTAACCCTGCTGTTCAAAAAAATATGGTGACATTAAAAGAATATGGTTATACGTTTATTGAACCTAATGAGGGGTATTTAGCATGTGGGTATGAAGGTAAAGGTCGAATGAGTGAACCTGAAGATTTATTGGAATTAGTAGAACATCATTTTACAAAAATAGCAAATGTAAAGTGGTATGGAAAAAAAGTATTAGTTACTGCAGGGGCAACAAGAGAAAAGATAGATCCAGTACGTTTTTTTACGAACCGATCAACAGGGAAAATGGGTTATGCGATTGCAAAAGAAGCTGCAAAACGTGGAGCTGATGTGACACTTATTTCAGGCGTATCTGCAGTTGAAGAACCACACGGAGTAAACGTTGTAAGAGTTGACTCGGCGCAACAAATGTATCATGCGGTACTGAAAGAGTTCCCACATCAAGATTTAGTGATTAAATCAGCTGCAGTAGCAGATTATCGACCAAAAAATACATACGATCAAAAAATGAAAAAACAAGAGGGTAATTGGTCCGTAGAAATGGAGAGAACAAAAGATATATTGAAAGAATTAGGTGAAAAGAGGACACACCAAACATTAGTTGGTTTTGCGGCAGAATCTGAAAACCTTGAAGAATTTGCGAAAAAGAAACTTGAGAAAAAACGTGTCGATATGATTGCGGCGAATTCTATATCTACTCCAGGATCTGGTTTTGCAGGGGATACAAATGAAATCATACTTTTTAAACGGGAAGGTGAACCTGTAAGGGTACCTATGGAAAAGAAAAGTGAAATTGCGAAAGTGCTTCTTGATGAAACGATGAATATCATGGAAGGGTTCAATGGCAAATGA
- the rsmB gene encoding 16S rRNA (cytosine(967)-C(5))-methyltransferase RsmB, translated as MKQQMNVREVALETLLRIEKNQAYSHLLLNEMIKKAKLNDKDVPLLTEIVYGTIQRQKTLDFYLEPLSKKPLQKLDNWVHILLRLSLYQMIYLDRVPDHAVINEAVQIAKKRGHKGISGMVNGILRAVQRKGTRSFDTIDDKFEKVAVKSSHPAWLIKRWSGQYGLEKTEQMAISNLLHPKTTARVNVSKVNVDQVLHSLNEEGIEAQNSDLLPESIVVQKGSLSKTKAFQEGWLTIQDEGSMLVANALGVKVNEQILDACAAPGGKTTHIAEKLKNTGQVQALDIHDHKIKLIMDQVNRLHLTNVEAEVLDARKVDTKFNEESFDRILVDAPCSGLGVIQRKPDIKWSKKADDVNHLATIQQDILRSVWPLLKKGGTLVYSTCTVDKEENEQNVYRFIESVQEATLDETFIERMPDKVKDSVADNKAMIQLFPGDYGTDGFFISALKKI; from the coding sequence ATGAAACAGCAAATGAATGTACGTGAGGTTGCGTTAGAAACGTTACTTCGAATTGAAAAAAATCAAGCATACAGCCACCTTTTGCTTAATGAAATGATTAAGAAAGCTAAGTTAAACGACAAAGACGTGCCGTTGTTAACAGAAATTGTTTATGGAACCATTCAACGCCAAAAAACGTTAGATTTTTATTTAGAACCACTCTCAAAAAAGCCTTTACAGAAGCTTGATAATTGGGTGCATATATTATTAAGGCTTTCCTTATATCAAATGATTTATTTAGATCGCGTCCCTGATCATGCTGTCATTAATGAAGCTGTGCAAATTGCCAAAAAACGAGGCCATAAAGGAATCTCTGGAATGGTCAATGGAATATTGCGGGCTGTTCAACGAAAAGGGACGAGGTCGTTTGATACCATTGATGATAAATTCGAGAAAGTCGCAGTAAAATCGAGCCATCCGGCGTGGTTAATTAAGCGTTGGTCCGGGCAATATGGATTAGAGAAAACGGAACAAATGGCGATAAGCAACTTACTTCACCCGAAAACGACAGCGAGAGTAAATGTAAGTAAAGTTAATGTTGATCAAGTATTACACTCACTTAATGAAGAGGGAATTGAAGCGCAAAATAGTGACCTTCTCCCAGAAAGTATTGTGGTTCAAAAAGGGTCACTAAGCAAGACGAAAGCATTTCAAGAAGGGTGGCTTACGATTCAAGATGAAGGGTCAATGCTTGTCGCAAATGCGCTTGGTGTAAAAGTAAACGAACAAATTTTAGATGCGTGTGCGGCTCCAGGTGGGAAAACGACACATATCGCTGAAAAATTAAAAAACACCGGACAAGTACAAGCGTTAGATATTCATGACCATAAAATCAAGCTGATTATGGATCAAGTGAATAGATTGCACCTTACAAACGTTGAGGCAGAAGTACTTGATGCAAGAAAAGTTGATACAAAGTTTAATGAAGAAAGCTTTGACCGCATTTTAGTTGATGCCCCTTGTTCTGGCTTAGGGGTAATACAAAGAAAGCCAGATATAAAATGGTCAAAAAAAGCAGACGATGTCAATCATTTAGCAACCATTCAACAAGATATTTTGCGCTCTGTCTGGCCACTTCTAAAAAAAGGTGGCACTCTTGTCTATAGTACTTGTACCGTGGATAAAGAAGAAAATGAACAAAACGTCTACCGGTTTATAGAGTCCGTACAAGAAGCAACGTTAGATGAAACATTTATTGAACGGATGCCAGATAAAGTCAAAGATAGTGTAGCTGATAATAAAGCAATGATCCAGCTATTCCCAGGAGATTATGGAACAGATGGATTCTTTATTTCAGCATTAAAAAAAATATAA